CAACGCCTTTCTCGACACTCTCGTCCTATGCAACAACTCCACCGTTAGCGACGgcaagaaggagcttgagacTGACTCCAGTAGTGTCACAACGGCCTTTGGGTCAGATGAATGGAAGGCAGTGGGGGAGCCTACGGAGATAGCTCTCAAAGTCTTTGCTCTGCGCTTTGGGAAGAATAAGACTGCCGGCGATGAACTCGTCGCAGAGCACCCCTTTGACTCGTCGTGCAAACTCATGAGTGTTGTCTATGGTAGAGACATCGATGCCAAGTCCCAAGTGTATACCAAAGGTGCCGTTGAGGTAATTGTGCCGAAGCTCGACGAATCTGAAgagctgaagcagacgaTCCACGCCATGGCGGAGGAGCTCGCTGCTGAAGGCCTCAGAGTGCTCTGCATTGCTAACAGAACCCTGGACCGGGAGAAGGAAGACGCCCACGACCGTGCCCAGGTCGAGAGTGGCCTTCACTTCCTGGGACTTGCTGGTCTGTATGATCCTCCTCGTCCGGAGACGGCCGGTGCAGTGTCGCAATGTCGTCAGGCCGGTGTTGCCGTGCACATGGTGACGGGCGACCACATCAAGACGGCGACAGCGATTGCATACGAAGTTGGCATCTTGTCGCATGACGTACCCTTGTCCCCGAAAACTGTCATGTCGGCGATCGATTTTGGTAATCTCACAGACGACCAGATCGATGCCATGGATACCCTTCCGCTTGTCATTGCCAGATGCAGCCCCCTGACCAAGGTCAGGGTCATCAAGGCATTGCATCGCCGAAAGGCGTTTTGCATCATGACTGGTGACGGCGTCAACGATTCGCCAGCGCTGAAACAGGCCGACGTGGGCATAGCCATGGGCGATAGGGGAAGCGATGTGGCCAAGGAAGCGTCGGACATGGTGCTGACGGATGACAACTTTGCATCCATCGTGACAGGCATCAAGGAAGGACGCCGGCTTGCAGACAATATCCAAAAGGTAGGCTTGTTGGCCCTCCCCCAAGCCACAAATACTTGTACAAAGATGATTGGGCTAACGCGTATATGTTTGTAGTTCCTTTTGCATCTCCTCACTTCCAACTTGGCCCAGGTCATCCTTCTATTGATTGGGCTGGCGTTCAAGGATGAGGACAAGATCGCTGTGTTTCCGTTGTCGCCACTCGAAATCCTATGGGCTAACCTGGTCACCTCGTCACCCCTTGCTcttggcttgggcttggaagAGGCGCAGCCAGACATTCTGCAGCGTCCGCCCCGCAACTTGCGGTCGGGAGTCTTCACCTTGGATCTGATTCGGGACCAGTTCGTGTATGGCACCTGTATGGGGTCTCTCTGCCTGGCGGCATTTATGCTGGTGGCTTATGCATCTTCTGGACAGGGCTTTCATGACCTGCCTATCGACTGCAATGAGAACGGCCACGGCCATGACGGATGCGGCCTCGTGTTTCGTGCGAGAGCCGCGACGTTTGCTACTCTGAGCTTTTTGCTCCTGATTACTGCTTGGGAGGTGAAGCACTTTCATCGCAGTCTGTTCAACATGGACGAGAGGTGGAAGGGCCCCTTGTCTGTCTTTAAGACAATCTATCACAACCATTTCTTGTTCTGGTCCGTTGTTGCGGGATTCATCATTACCTTCCCCGTCATTTACATTCCTTACGTCAACAAGGTTGTGTTTAAGCACCAGGCATTAACGTGGGAGTGGGGTGTCGTGTTTGGCTGCGTGGCGGTCTACATTGTGCTCATTGAAGCCTGGAAGGCCATCAAGCGCCGCTTTAGCCTCGGCATCGACAAGCATCCCAACCAGGCAGCCATCTCGCAGGCGTAAGTCTGTATGTGGCTGAGTTTACTAAGTTGTTTGAGTTCCACAAGGCATACCTGAGGGACAGACAGGGActttttcattctttcaCTCTTTCTCGAAAACTTTTCTCAAACAGTTTGGCTACTATACTATCTATCATCAGAATGTCTACGGTATAAGGATAAGTATAAGTTATGCAGTATTAGGTTATTCACTCGTTTGGCACAAATTGGAatcttttttggttttgAGTAAATTCGTCTCTCCTGTCAGATAACGCGTAATTTCATTCTAGTAAGTGATATGTGTGTCTGCTGCGTAGGCTATCTAAAAAGCAAAGTGTCGTGAACCGTATCTAATGCTTGCGTGGAACGTAAAGTTGGTATATAGTTGGGATAGTTGGTATATGTGTGAGTGAGTTTGAGCCGATGGGCTGGATGCTTGGAATGTGACAGAGATGTTTggtgtgagtgtgtgtgtgagtgtaAGTGTGGTTAAGATGTTTGGATAAGGTGTTGCTTATGCAGTCTTGATGTCGGTTTGGATGACCTGTGTTTTGAGTGTTAGTTTGAGGGAGGAAGATTGATGGGTGAGAGAGGGGAGACGTACGAATTTCCAACCGCTGATGCCTTCCCACTTTCCGCGGACGTACATTTCGTAGCTGGGGGATGAGATTAGCTTCTAGTTAATGTGACTGAGTTGATGGAGTTTTTGCTTACCATTGCGGATCGCTGATGCGGTCGACGAGGGGTTGGATGTTGGGGTTCTGGGCGAGAGCCTCGGTCCAGTTCCACGGGTCGGCATCGGAAgctgccttgtccttgagctcGTTGGCGGGACCGTTGGGAATGTCCGTGTAGACGCGCTTCTTGGTCTCGCCCTTGAGGAAGTTGGGGGCTTCGCCGGTTTTGCTGCCCGTGCGGACGTAGCCTCCTGTGAAGGTGACTTCTGGGACGAGCCTGAGTTGAAGAATGTTAGTATTGACGAGGTTTAATGGAGGTGGCATAGGGGATGGTTTActtcatcttggcggtgTATGTGATGGACATGAGTTGGGTGTAGCCGGAGCAAGTGACGGTTGTCCTGTGAATGAGTTAGTTAGCTTTGATGGGATTGGGATGGAGGGAGTGAGTGAGTGGGCGTACGCTCGGTTTGCCGGGCAGATGACGGGGCAGTCGAAGTCGATGTTGAGGGTGACTTCGTTGCGCTTGGTGTCTACGAAGGTGTCTGATCCGTTGAAAGCGGCCTGAGATGATGAGTTAGTTTGCGTAAGAGCATATTGCTTGTTGGTTCATGGTGAAGACATACCTTGATGTGGTCGGTGACGACTTGCTCAATACCAGTGGCGGAGGCGTACCTAATGGGTGAGATGATTAGCTTTGTTTGATGAGTGAGAGAAATGACAACTTACTCGTTTTGAGCGGTAAACATGGCGGCGTTGGAGTGAGTGATTGCCTccgtcttttcttccttgatggcgatgttgacCTGAGTGCTACACAAGAGGGTTAGAGGCAAAAAGTTGGGATGTAAGTTGTGGTATACTTACTTCTCGTCCTGAGCTGGCACTGTGAGGGTTTTGACCTGTATGGGGGTTTTGTTTCAGCATCAAAATAGATCGACAATGGCGGGCTAAAAGGGGGAGTACGGACGGTGAAAGGAGACAGCTCTTGGATGATGGGCTCGTCGAATACGAAATCAGAGAACTCGGCCGTCCAGTTGTCGAAGCGGAGACTTGTGCACTGCTTGTTCTGAACGCCAAATCAGTTAGCCTACCCCCCTCAAATCAAAAGTATGaattgttttttctctttttcttttcttctcttgtcctttttgtttcttgaTTATGATGAAGATATGTACATACGCCGTATCCCTTTGGCTTGCTCAAGTTCTTGAGCAGATATGACCTTGAGTTGCCTTCGGGGTGGAGCTCATGCTGGAATTCTGACCCGCTGGATATCCAGGACATGCCGAGGAGACTAGCGATTATATGTGAGTAGGAATCTTATTAACCAAATAATGGCTGAGTACAAAGATTTTTTGCAGAATCTGAGCAACCAAATTATGGCGTAATAAGGAGATTTTTTTGCATACTTGGCTAGGTCAGCGAAGGGGCGGCTTATCCCGTGTATGACTTTGGATTCCAGCTCCGAGGTCGTTGATTCATAGCTGATGCCCTGCGGTGGGGAGTTAGtcatgatgaaaagaaggagaaataaAAAGGGCGAGGCTTAGGAAACAGGGCGGCGGTGGTTTCGAACCTTTAACTTGAAGACAGCTTGAGCGCGGCTATGAAAGACTGTTAGTACATGGAATATCATGGATTGTCAGGGTAAACTTGAAGGAAAACTCACCGAATGTTCTCGTACAGCGTGTCGGCTTTGCGTTCAAACGTCTCCCAAGTCTTTGTTTTCGTGTCAGCGATTCTCCTCCCCAAATATCGTGGAAACTTACCTCGGCCTGTTTCGTCATCTCACCACAAGCCTCTCCAAAGTAGGTCATCTTGGCCTTCCGGacagcctcctccagcttctcgggCGTATCCAGCGTAAAGTCGACGACGCCGGACAGGACCTCGTTGACGCATCGGTTGAGGGCCTGGCGGTTCCACTTGTTAACGAGGGagtccaggagcagcagcttggcgaTGTGGTAGTCGGAGATGCCGCTGGCCAGCCTGTTGCGGGCCTCGGTGACGCggagcttggcctcttcttgCGAGAGGCTGAGGTGGGCGACGTTGCTCTCGAAGGCGGCCTTGGCTGTGCTTTCGCAGGTGGCGAGGTGGGATGTGATCTTCTCCTTGGACAGGAACCTGGTGACTTGGAGCGTGTCGCTCTGGTTCTTGAAGTCGTCGATTTGGGCCTTGACGACTCGGTCTAGCTCCTTGTCAATGTATGACAGGAACTCCTTCAGAACTGTTTGGAAGTGTTAACAGCTGATGGTAAATGAGGTAGGAGACATAGGATATTCTTACCAGCCGAGTACTTGTCGCCAAATGtgctcttcttggcagaCAGTTGGTTGTCAAACTCGTTCAGGTAGTGGTCATACAGACGGTTGCTCATGGACTTCTCCTTCAAAAAGGTTATGAGGTTTTCACGGGTTGCTGTGGTGTCAGTGAGGGCCTTGAACTCTCCAACATCGTCCTTGGGCAGCAGAGACTCGTCCAGCTGCCTCTGATAAGCTGCGAGATGTTTT
The sequence above is drawn from the Trichoderma breve strain T069 chromosome 5, whole genome shotgun sequence genome and encodes:
- a CDS encoding e1-E2 ATPase domain-containing protein translates to MGETVIVVTNGAQDANASSDSSTLSSSQDDQPPIAEPPDILAIEKPHCPHTLSARRVAELLQTDAEDGLSVEEAAARLARDGPNTIKGAKGISIWEIFLQQVANALTAVLIAVMALSFAIHDFVEGGVVLAVILLNIIVGLIQDYRAEQTIQSLYALSTPKCKVIRNGFNDTVKAETLVKGDLVWLSTGDVVPADLRLVQGINLATDESHLTGESVAISKKPDVIFNDPDLPMGDRTNLVYTGSSVTRGRATGIVISTGMKTEVGQIAELLRQKKKQNTGSGPVSRFLINCYQTSRNILGLEGTPLQVTLSNRWDIDDNVLLYGICVGVAVIPESLLAVLTVTMAVATKAMVKGHVIVRQMPSLEAVGGVTNICSDKTGTLTQGRMIARKVWLRGGLVGLIEGTSNPYDPSSGTVSWSGSLVGTCFNAFLDTLVLCNNSTVSDDEWKAVGEPTEIALKVFALRFGKNKTAGDELVAEHPFDSSCKLMSVVYGRDIDAKSQVYTKGAVEVIVPKLDESEELKQTIHAMAEELAAEGLRVLCIANRTLDREKEDAHDRAQVESGLHFLGLAGLYDPPRPETAGAVSQCRQAGVAVHMVTGDHIKTATAIAYEVGILSHDVPLSPKTVMSAIDFGNLTDDQIDAMDTLPLVIARCSPLTKVRVIKALHRRKAFCIMTGDGVNDSPALKQADVGIAMGDRGSDVAKEASDMVLTDDNFASIVTGIKEGRRLADNIQKFLLHLLTSNLAQVILLLIGLAFKDEDKIAVFPLSPLEILWANLVTSSPLALGLGLEEAQPDILQRPPRNLRSGVFTLDLIRDQFVYGTCMGSLCLAAFMLVAYASSGQGFHDLPIDCNENGHGHDGCGLVFRARAATFATLSFLLLITAWEVKHFHRSLFNMDERWKGPLSVFKTIYHNHFLFWSVVAGFIITFPVIYIPYVNKVVFKHQALTWEWGVVFGCVAVYIVLIEAWKAIKRRFSLGIDKHPNQAAISQA